In Chanodichthys erythropterus isolate Z2021 chromosome 18, ASM2448905v1, whole genome shotgun sequence, the following are encoded in one genomic region:
- the LOC137006897 gene encoding interferon-induced protein with tetratricopeptide repeats 2-like, with product MDLKQCLKKLECHFTWDLEYSTNTLQDLLSNLNDVDQETCTWLVHYYNLLGYIHQALGSSTEALMNLDKAESVIQQGTEEAGVRLQVNKANLAWVYFHLGEMEKSKEYLEEVERLQRMHPAPPGCTLHPEVSGEKGWTLMKFDLSKKRQAIDYFKMALKAQPDRKEWHKGLAMVMNMEFAQFTPEQIVEQLKIAHEKDPNSLFLHAHYLLKLSDQENLSSENIEREMQDLLERTLETGNLEGLHIILRYYRKEISFDKALQIAETVQDKFPSSVKASKLLANSYKWKVYSMEGSEEKEIFARKAIKLFDEVVRHNPYSYKVKIALASMHEYAHNRKRSDEIYQQLLSEIKDLSPERQQHIYYNYAYRLFVCRQYDESVEYHMKVAKIPSDSVDKQKSMKILQKTVEKGRSRRCEEILLILERINISD from the exons ATGGA TCTAAAACAATGCCTTAAGAAGCTGGAGTGCCACTTCACATGGGACCTGGAGTACAGTACAAATACACTCCAGGATTTACTGAGCAACCTGAATGATGTGGACCAGGAAACGTGCACTTGGCTGGTTCACTATTACAACCTGCTGGGCTACATCCATCAGGCTCTTGGCTCCAGCACAGAGGCGCTGATGAACCTGGACAAAGCAGAAAGTGTGATCCAGCAGGGAACAGAAGAAGCTGGAGTCCGGCTGCAGGTCAACAAAGCTAACCTGGCTTGGGTCTACTTCCATTTGGGAGAGATGGAGAAGAGCAAAGAATATCTAGAAGAGGTGGAGAGGCTTCAGCGAATGCATCCTGCTCCACCTGGATGCACTTTACACCCTGAAGTCAGTGGAGAAAAGGGCTGGACGCTGATGAAGTTTGACCTGTCAAAGAAGCGCCAGGCGATTGATTACTTTAAAATGGCTTTAAAAGCACAACCAGATAGGAAGGAATGGCACAAAGGACTTGCCATGGTGATGAACATGGAATTTGCACAATTCACTCCAGAACAGATTGTAGAGCAACTGAAAATCGCACATGAGAAAGACCCGAATAGTTTGTTCCTTCATGCTCATTATTTACTAAAACTATCTGATCAGGAAAATTTGTCATCAGAAAACATTGAAAGGGAGATGCAAGATTTACTAGAAAGAACTCTTGAAACTGGAAACCTGGAGGGTTTGCACATTATTCTCAGGTATTATAGAAAAGAGATTTCTTTTGATAAAGCTCTTCAAATAGCAGAGACGGTTCAGGACAAGTTCCCCTCTTCAGTTAAAGCATCAAAACTTTTGGCAAACAGCTACAAATGGAAGGTTTACAGCATGGAAGGCAGTGAGGAAAAGGAGATTTTTGCTAGGAAAGCCATTAAGCTCTTTGACGAGGTTGTCAGACATAACCCTTACTCATACAAAGTAAAGATAGCCCTTGCATCAATGCACGAATATGCACACAACAGGAAGAGATCAGATGAGATTTACCAGCAGCTCCTGTCAGAGATAAAGGATCTTTCTCCTGAAAGGCAACAGCATATTTACTACAATTATGCCTATCGTCTATTTGTCTGCAGACAGTATGATGAATCAGTTGAATATCACATGAAAGTAGCAAAAATCCCAAGTGATTCAGTTGACAAACAGAAGAGCATGAAGATTCTTCAAAAAACTGTGGAAAAAGGTAGAAGCCGTCGATGTGAGGAAATTCTGCTTATTCTGGAGAGAATTAATATTTCTGATTAA
- the fas gene encoding tumor necrosis factor receptor superfamily member 6, protein MYVNLVFLFCVIFVSDGRRLRRRSADCTDGTYQHEGKTCCLCPKGFRVLIHCTATDKTNTKCQLCDSGTYMDHPNGDHSCQLCDVCDPNANMKEKVRCSKYSNTVCRCLDDHYCDKGDHCKFCKACGKCENEVKIKCTETNNTVCEDATPKSSEPAAIVVPIVVLIIIIVAGVVLFIIYKRRQEKDKPMAKEEEKFLQGVDVDMNEYLPEIVDHLSWKVMKRVAQHSGMTTATIDNHENSYPADPKQRTYELLQEWHQAQGLYKAYPALIKSLFAIKERRIADEIKQIVEKGEAKKRDINGTGNVQ, encoded by the exons ATGTACGTTAATCTGGTGTTTCTGTTCTGTGTG ATATTCGTATCAGACGGCAGGCGCCTGCGAAGGAGAAGCGCCGACTGTACAGACGGGACTTACCAACATGAGGGGAAAACCTGCTGCCTCTGTCCTAAAG GTTTCCGGGTCTTGATTCACTGCACAGCCACAGACAAAACTAATACGAAATGTCAGCTGTGTGATTCTGGCACCTATATGGACCACCCGAACGGTGATCACTCCTGCCAGCTTTGTGATGTCTGCGATCCTAATG CAAACATGAAGGAGAAGGTGAGATGTTCTAAATACTCCAACACTGTCTGCAGGTGCCTGGATGACCATTACTGTGACAAGGGTGACCACTGCAAATTCTGTAAGGCGTGTGGCAA GTGTGAAAATGAAgtgaaaataaaatgcacagAAACCAACAACACAGTGTGCGAAGATGCCACTCCAAAATCAAGCG AGCCCGCAGCTATTGTGGTGCCGATTGTGGtactcatcatcatcattgtgGCTGGTGTGGTTCTCTTTATCATCTATAAACGGAGACAAGAAAAGGACAAACCAATGGCAAAGGAAGAG GAAAAATTTCTGCAAG GTGTAGATGTAGACATGAATGAATACCTGCCAGAAATTGTTGATCATCTGAGCTGGAAAGTGATGAAACGTGTTGCCCAGCACAGTGGCATGACTACAGCTACTATTGACAATCACGAGAATAGTTACCCTGCTGATCCGAAACAACGGACCTATGAACTTTTGCAGGAATGGCACCAGGCACAAGGTTTATATAAAGCCTACCCAGCTCTCATCAAATCTCTTTTTGCCATAAAGGAAAGAAGAATAGCAGATGAGATCAAGCAAATCGTTGAGAAAGGAGAGGCTAAAAAAAGAGACATAAACGGAACAGGAAATGTACAATAA